The following coding sequences lie in one Streptomyces venezuelae genomic window:
- a CDS encoding ferritin-like domain-containing protein — protein MLSARSVFEEILDNDESFRLFCSIAASGEAQGGWENGRIAALVPETERALAPKIARHGADEDKHGRIFHALLKKRGLQPVEVPHDTDYTMLLEKHGIGLAHDKLKADEQLSVRDIVTYLAHSRVTEQRASEQMRLLLKYFDGHPDIGRAVRMISHDEDNHLAYCHEELLRFARAGHGRAIQHTLRACAHAEIRIHRDVSLAVMERMGRILHWPHAKRQLLTTGIHALYGYERAVGWRRMVSLEMPRRRDALGGPAEAATEFA, from the coding sequence ATGTTGTCGGCCAGGAGTGTCTTCGAAGAGATCCTCGACAACGACGAGTCGTTCCGGCTCTTCTGCTCCATCGCGGCCAGCGGCGAGGCACAGGGCGGCTGGGAGAACGGCCGCATCGCCGCGCTCGTCCCCGAGACCGAGCGCGCCCTCGCACCCAAGATCGCCCGGCACGGCGCCGACGAGGACAAGCACGGCAGGATCTTCCACGCGCTGCTCAAGAAGCGCGGCCTCCAACCCGTCGAGGTGCCGCACGACACCGACTACACGATGCTCCTGGAGAAGCACGGCATCGGCCTCGCGCACGACAAGCTGAAGGCGGACGAGCAGCTCTCCGTGCGGGACATTGTCACTTACCTCGCGCACAGCAGGGTCACCGAACAGCGCGCCTCCGAACAGATGCGGCTGCTGCTCAAGTACTTCGACGGCCACCCCGACATCGGCCGCGCCGTGCGCATGATCTCCCACGACGAGGACAACCACCTCGCGTACTGCCACGAGGAACTGCTCCGGTTCGCGCGCGCGGGGCACGGCCGCGCCATCCAGCACACCCTGCGCGCATGCGCCCACGCCGAGATCCGCATCCACCGCGACGTGAGCCTCGCGGTGATGGAGCGCATGGGACGCATCCTCCACTGGCCGCACGCCAAACGGCAGCTGCTCACCACCGGCATCCACGCCCTGTACGGCTACGAGAGAGCCGTCGGCTGGCGGCGCATGGTCTCCCTGGAGATGCCCCGCCGGCGCGACGCCCTCGGCGGACCCGCCGAGGCGGCCACCGAGTTCGCGTGA